One part of the Oryzias melastigma strain HK-1 linkage group LG21, ASM292280v2, whole genome shotgun sequence genome encodes these proteins:
- the upp2 gene encoding uridine phosphorylase 2, translating to MAMLLLNRLAKEHEDYIKQQVHVKNPYLDTMEEDILYHFSLSTKTHNLPKMFGDIKFVCVGGSANRMKAFAHFIHQELNIPGNPDDIQDICEGTDRYSMYKVGPVLSISHGMGVPSISIMMHELIKLLHHAHCQDVVLFRLGTSGGVGLNPGTVVITDKAVDYSFRPQFEQVVLGKVITRSTELDEEVASELLQYASELESFPTVIGNTMCTHDFYEGQGRLDGALCSFSHEEKLEYLKKAYEAGVRNIEMESTVFAAMCRVCGLKAAVVCVALLNRFEGDQITSSHEVLVEYQQRPQILVAYFIKKRLGLIP from the exons ATGGCAATGCTTCTTCTGAACCGCTTGGCAAAAGAGCACGAGGATTACATCAA ACAACAGGTCCATGTGAAAAATCCTTATCTTGACACCATGGAGGAGGACATTCTGTACCACTTCAGCCTGAGCACAAAGACGCACAACCTCCCAAAGATGTTTGGAGATATCAAA tttgtgtgtgttggtggAAGCGCTAATCGAATGAAGGCTTTCGCCCACTTCATCCACCAAGAGTTAAACATTCCTGGAAACCCAGACGACATTCAAGACATCTGTGAGGGAACGGATCGCTACTCCATGTACAAAGTGGGGCCAGTGCTTTCTATAAGC CACGGCATGGGCGTCCCATCCATCTCAATCATGATGCATGAGCTCATCAAGCTGCTGCATCATGCTCACTGCCAGGATGTGGTTTTGTTTCGTCTGGGAACATCTGGAGGAGTtg GTTTAAATCCAGGAACGGTGGTGATAACAGATAAAGCAGTGGACTACTCTTTCCGCCCCCAGTTTGAGCAAGTGGTTCTGGGTAAGGTCATCACCAGGAGTACAGAGTTGGACGAAGAGGTGGCGAGTGAGCTTCTGCAGTACGCCTCTGAACTTGAGAGCTTTCCAACTGTTATTGGAAACACCATGTGCACCCATGACTTCTATGAag GTCAGGGCCGGCTGGATGGAGCTCTCTGCTCCTTCTCTCACGAGGAGAAGCTGGAGTATCTGAAGAAAGCGTATGAAGCTGGAGTGAGAAACATCGAGATGGAATCCACCGTCTTCGCTGCCATGTGCCGCGTCTGCGGCCTCAAAG CTGCTGTGGTCTGTGTTGCGTTACTGAACCGCTTTGAAGGAGATCAGATCACCTCTTCTCATGAGGTTCTGGTGGAGTATCAGCAGAGACCTCAAATCCTGGTTGCTTACTTTATCAAGAAACGCCTTGGACTTATTCCCTGA